The following are from one region of the Silene latifolia isolate original U9 population chromosome 9, ASM4854445v1, whole genome shotgun sequence genome:
- the LOC141599806 gene encoding ELF3-like protein 2, with amino-acid sequence MSRGKSEGGPLFPRLHVNDTDKGGPKPPPRNKMALYEQQLSVPSQRVKDAPTSIFYGAKLANTNSSTQGHGLEKSRYHLNVRQGSFSTDGVLPESNGISIKRLTTTTTAHTVELNTTETVFSSGMSTSFQLSEAAQLKWPSLLKNDESKLVKERNLDATSLRLQPDQESEGNLEVSNEGALKLYEPGLANQGKSENETPILKSIEDISPVISLKLITEEEHSERLSQVPTSSNTKQHSKLLVADNAKQPNISAVNNINAIQNKVRPSSDNVLNRNEDRTSNGLTRSSVARAFISPDDVVEMIGHKHFWNVRRAIINQQRVFSMQVFELHRIIKLQRIIAGSRHLLMDESLFLRDAISKPSSMKEATQNLVTENSSLLVKLRDNPFQKQPHTGIQTIVPKFGKSSFVSSTGSNFDGSNLDLKMMDSMDNKFPIWGLPQQVGNQWLVPVMSPSEGLIYKPYKEPPCPSQPGGYVPTFYGTFGESLSSSCGYNFPMGKSVGPTYFTPYGMPGMTQPVSTSAMNSGVISKNRNSEDALPLFPTVPSGCGSVQPMESTQSNAQKSQVIKVVPRNPRFASESAARIVELIQEERKHLCN; translated from the exons ATGAGTAGAGGAAAAAGCGAGGGAGGACCGTTGTTTCCAAGGCTACATGTTAATGATACAGATAAAGGAGGACCAAAACCGCCTCCTAGAAACAAAATGGCTCTCTAtgaacaacaactttctgttcCTTCGCAAAGGGTTAAGGATGCACCAACTTCTATCTTCTATGGTGCCAAACTGGCTAATACCAATTCTTCAACCCAA GGACATGGCTTAGAAAAGTCTAGATATCATTTAAATGTGAGGCAAGGATCATTCTCTACTGATGGAGTTTTACCTGAAAGTAATGGGATTTCAATTAAAAGATTGACGACCACCACCACCGCACATACAGTTGAATTAAACACTACAGAAACAGTGTTTTCCTCCGGAATGTCTACTTCATTTCAGCTATCCGAAGCTGCACAACTGAAATGGCCTTCTTTATTGAAAAATGACGAGTCCAAATTAGTCAAGGAGAGAAATCTGGATGCCACTTCATTACGACTACAACCTGATCAAGAATCAGAGGGGAATTTGGAAGTTTCGAATGAAGGAGCACTCAAGTTGTATGAACCAGGTCTAGCTAATCAAGGGAAAAGTGAAAATGAGACACCAATTTTGAAATCTATAGAGGATATATCACCAGTCATATCTTTAAAGCTAATTACCGAGGAGGAACATTCTGAAAGGTTAAGCCAGGTGCCCACATCTTCGAATACTAAACAACATTCTAAACTGCTTGTTGCCGATAATGCTAAACAGCCCAACATCTCTGCTGTTAACAATATTAATGCAATTCAGAACAAAGTGAGACCCTCATCAGATAATGTACTGAACAGAAATGAAGATCGTACATCAAATGGTTTGACCCGCTCTAGTGTGGCTCGTGCCTTTATATCCCCTGATGATGTTGTAGAAATGATTGGGCACAAGCATTTTTGGAATGTAAGACGAGCAATTATCAA TCAGCAAAGAGTTTTCTCAATGCAAGTCTTTGAGTTGCATAGAATTATTAAG CTCCAAAGAATCATTGCTGGTTCAAGACACTTGCTGATGGACGAGAGCCTATTTTTACGCGATGCAATCAGTAAACCGTCTTCAATGAAGGAAGCAACACAGAATTTGGTTACAGAGAACTCATCATTACTTGTAAAATTGAGAGACAATCCATTCCAAAAGCAGCCTCATACTGGAATTCAAACAATCGTGCCTAAATTTGGAAAATCGAGTTTTGTTTCCTCAACTGGATCCAATTTTGATGGGTCTAATCTGGATCTTAAAATGATGGACTCTATGGATAATAAGTTTCCTATATGGGGTCTGCCACAACAAGTAGGAAACCAGTGGTTGGTTCCGGTAATGTCTCCGTCTGAAGGACTCATCTACAAGCCCTACAAGGAACCCCCTTGCCCGTCTCAACCTGGAGGGTATGTTCCTACATTCTACGGCACCTTTGGGGAATCTCTGAGCTCGTCGTGTGGGTATAATTTTCCTATGGGTAAATCAGTTGGACCCACATACTTCACTCCGTATGGAATGCCTGGCATGACTCAGCCGGTATCCACGTCAGCCATGAACAGTGGTGTTATTTCCAAGAATAGGAATTCCGAAGATGCGCTCCCACTGTTTCCTACTGTCCCGTCAGGATGTGGGTCTGTGCAACCTATGGAGTCGACTCAGAGCAATGCACAGAAGAGTCAGGTGATCAAGGTTGTACCTCGCAATCCTAGGTTTGCTAGTGAATCAGCTGCGCGTATAGTAGAGTTGATACAGGAAGAAAGAAAACATTTGTGTAATTAG
- the LOC141599807 gene encoding large ribosomal subunit protein eL28z-like codes for MATVAGSLVWEIVKKNNSFLIKEFGNGSAKIQFSKEPNNLYNLHSYKYSGLANPKTVSVQPGGKDSIVLTTTKTRKQNKPSTLQHKSVMKKDFRRMAKAVENQVGDNHYRPDLKQAALARLSVVNRSLQVSKSGVKKRNRQPSKTRGRK; via the exons ATGGCAACAGTAGCAGGATCATTGGTATGGGAGATAGTGAAGAAGAATAACAGTTTTTTGATTAAGGAATTTGGTAATGGTTCTGCTAAGATCCAGTTTAGTAAAGAACCTAACAATCTCTACAATCTTCACTCCTACAAATACTCTg GTTTGGCAAACCCCAAGACTGTCTCAGTCCAACCAGGAGGCAAAGACTCGATTGTGCTGACTACTACAAAGACCAGGAAGCAAAACAAACCCTCCACCTTGCAACACAAGTCTGTCATGAAGAAGGATTTCCGCAGGATGGCTAAGGCTGTTGAGAACCAG GTTGGTGACAACCACTACAGGCCAGATCTGAAGCAAGCTGCCCTTGCGAGGTTGAGCGTTGTGAACAGAAGTCTTCAAGTCAGCAAGTCTGGTGTTAAGAAGAGGAACAGGCAGCCATCTAAGACCCGTGGCCGCAAGTGA
- the LOC141601091 gene encoding uncharacterized protein LOC141601091, translated as MERNRQLKSSWLAKQFLEVFKARPHWPASEIIEKVRRAYKIIIKKGFAYKVKYFAHKMLHGSLKEHYSKLGSYIQALRDEETNNVFILSTIPGKIPVFHRFFVCFDALKQGWVRGCRNVLCVDACFLKTFLGGQLIFATGRDANEQMYPLAWAIVEGENNDSYEWFFQQLKNTLGEANGEGWTIISDQHKSIVTMVAQEFPKAEHRICARHIFATWHKSYKGDEMKLLFWSCAKAYNMSDYNLALDELREVDPKAADAFVACNPSLFCRAFVDTTTKCDVIVSNMAETFNAYIIEASHDEEIGVKKKAEMERKAITVCPRVQQKLEEEKEKSAEYYVFPSSATVFQVKIGIDEVSMNLEKRTCTCKKWDLTGIPCSHAAAAIFDIHGQPEDYVIDLYKKEAYLRAYSEPIAPCPGQKYWSKVDLPLNSPPIKVGPGMPRKKRRRDPHEDPKKSGRLTKHGIEMTCSVCKSKSYNKRKCPDKDKVLPPPPKRGRGRPRSNVTATARSDVLMNTASTSHHGATSQPTRLGRGGRRIRTSRGGRGGGRGGGRGNRGGRGQAPQGVGVLIDGQGNAFTNPPGNRRGPRMIQEAPTSVSSQPTQASINKP; from the exons ATGGAAAGAAATAGGCAATTGAAGTCAAGTTGGTTAGCTAAGCAATTTCTTGAAGTTTTCAAAGCTAGGCCTCATTGGCCAGCTTCTGAAATAATTGAGAAAGTGAGAAGAGCTTATAAAATAATCATCAAAAAAGGGTTTGCATATAAGGTTAAGTACTTTGCTCATAAGATGTTACATGGCTCTTTGAAAGAGCACTACAGCAAACTTGGGAGTTATATTCAGGCTCTCAGAGATGAAGAGACAAACAATGTGTTTATCTTGTCTACAATTCCAGGAAAAATTCCAGTTTTTCATAGATTTTTTGTATGCTTTGATGCATTGAAGCAAGGTTGGGTAAGGGGTTGTAGAAACGTGTTGTGTGTGGATGCCTGCTTCCTGAAAACTTTCTTGGGAGGGCAATTGATATTTGCCACAGGAAGAGACGCAAATGAACAAATGTATCCTCTTGCCTGGGCTATAGTAGAAGGAGAAAACAATGATAGCTATGAGTGGTTCTTTCAACAATTGAAGAACACCCTAGGAGAGGCAAATGGTGAGGGTTGGACTATCATTTCAGATCAGCATAAG AGCATAGTTACCATGGTTGCTCAGGAATTTCCAAAGGCTGAACATAGGATTTGTGCTAGGCACATATTTGCCACCTGGCACAAATCCTATAAAGGTGATGAAATGAAACTATTGTTTTGGAGTTGTGCCAAAGCATACAATATGTCTGACTACAACTTGGCTTTGGATGAGTTGAGGGAGGTTGATCCTAAGGCAGCAGATGCTTTTGTAGCTTGTAATCCATCTTTGTTCTGTAGGGCTTTTGTGGATACCACAACCAAGTGTGATGTCATTGTTAGTAATATGGCTGAAACATTCAACGCTTACATCATAGAAGCTAG CCATGATGAAGAGATTGGCGTTAAGAAGAAAGCTGAAATGGAGAGGAAAGCCATCACTGTATGTCCAAGAGTTCAGCAAAAACTAGAAGAGGAGAAAGAGAAATCTGCAGAGTATTATGTGTTTCCATCATCAGCTACTGTTTTCCAAGTGAAAATTGGCATAGATGAGGTAAGTATGAACTTAGAGAAGAGAACATGCACTTGTAAAAAATGGGATTTGACTGGGATCCCATGTAGTCATGCTGCTGCAGCCATTTTTGACATCCATGGTCAGCCAGAAGACTATGTGATTGACCTGTACAAAAAAGAGGCATACCTTAGAGCTTATAGTGAGCCCATTGCCCCTTGTCCAGGTCAAAAATATTGGTCAAAGGTTGACCTACCTTTAAATTCCCCTCCCATCAAAGTTGGCCCTGGCATGCCaaggaagaagagaagaaggGATCCTCATGAGGATCCAAAAAAAAGTGGGAGGTTGACTAAGCATGGGATTGAGATGACTTGTTCTGTTTGCAAGTCCAAATCCTATAACAAAAGAAAATGCCCAGATAAGGACAAGGTATTGCCACCACCACCAAAAAGAGGTAGGGGTAGACCTAGGAGTAATGTGACTGCCACTGCCAGGTCTGATGTTCTGATGAACACTGCTTCTACATCTCACCATGGGGCAACTTCTCAGCCAACAAGATTGGGGAGGGGTGGAAGAAGAATAAGAACAAGTAGGGGAGGAAGAGGAGGTGGTAGAGGTGGTGGGAGAGGGAACAGAGGTGGCAGAGGACAG GCACCCCAAGGTGTTGGAGTTCTAATAGATGGCCAGGGAAATGCCTTCACTAACCCACCAGGCAATAGGAGGGGACCAAGAATGATACAGGAAGCTCCAACTTCAGTTTCAAGTCAACCCACTCAAGCATCAATCAACAAGCCCTAA